In Limibacter armeniacum, a single window of DNA contains:
- a CDS encoding YebC/PmpR family DNA-binding transcriptional regulator, giving the protein MGRAFEYRRAAKEKRWDKMSKIFPKLAKNITLAAKEGGSDPDMNAKLRTAIQNAKAQNMPKDNIDNAIKRAEGKDADAYVEINYEGKGPHGVLVFVECATDNMNRTVANVKSYFNKAGGGLVPNGSLEFMFNRRAVVEFELTEEIDLDELELELIDAGVEEIDTEDETAIAYGDYTNFGVITQAFEDKGIEMKKATLQRIPTSPVEFTEEQLVDIEKMLDKIEDDDDVQAVYTNIL; this is encoded by the coding sequence ATGGGAAGAGCATTTGAATACCGCAGAGCGGCAAAAGAGAAACGTTGGGACAAGATGTCCAAGATATTTCCAAAACTGGCTAAGAACATCACACTGGCAGCCAAAGAAGGTGGTTCAGACCCTGACATGAATGCCAAGCTGAGAACGGCTATCCAAAACGCCAAAGCTCAGAACATGCCAAAGGACAATATCGACAATGCCATCAAAAGAGCGGAAGGCAAGGACGCAGATGCTTACGTTGAGATTAACTACGAAGGCAAAGGCCCTCACGGTGTTTTGGTATTTGTAGAATGTGCTACAGACAATATGAACCGTACAGTTGCCAATGTAAAGTCTTACTTCAACAAAGCAGGTGGCGGACTGGTACCAAACGGATCATTGGAATTCATGTTCAACAGAAGAGCTGTTGTCGAATTTGAACTGACTGAAGAGATTGATCTGGACGAGCTGGAACTGGAACTGATCGACGCAGGAGTTGAGGAAATTGATACTGAAGATGAAACTGCAATTGCATATGGCGACTACACGAACTTTGGTGTAATCACACAAGCTTTTGAGGACAAAGGTATTGAAATGAAAAAAGCAACCTTGCAGCGTATCCCTACTTCTCCAGTGGAGTTCACAGAAGAGCAGTTGGTTGATATTGAAAAAATGCTTGACAAAATTGAGGATGATGACGATGTACAAGCTGTGTACACCAACATTCTTTAA
- a CDS encoding ABC transporter ATP-binding protein — protein MRKNLQSLKDKQKPDLNTSFQALKYIPRFFKEVWNTNKGLFILSLFCRLIGALTPVMLLWVGKLIIDEIIRLTNYPDQDFSTLWWYIGIELGLALLSDLIGRAISLTDGLLGDLYSNKSSIRIIRKTNEINIDLLEDAEFYNKLERARTQTFNRVNLMSNVLGQAQSIISTSSLIAGLIYFEPWLILLLVLSIIPSFINEIKYSQQQYSLARSWTSERRELDYLRYIGANDKTAKEIKLFGLTDFVADRFKNLSHHYFLLNRTIAVKRSLFGFLFNILGTACYYGAYILIIYRVLTGLITIGELTFLSGSFNRLRRNLQDFFSTFTRISESALYLKDYFDFIDLEVPQPTTEYLPLPKNIKEGFQIIDLHFAYPDTEKKVLKGVSFELKAGEKMAFVGQNGAGKTTLIKLLLRFYEPTSGQILLDGVDIRKFELVEYQKMFGVIFQDFFRYEFTLKENIAVGNINEVDNLDKIKQSAQLSLADEVADKMKLGYDQQLGKRFVKGQELSGGQWQKVALARAYMKDAELIILDEPTSALDAKAEYEVFERFIGLTKGKTSIIISHRFSTVRMADRILVLKDGKIHELGTHEELMIQPKLYAELFNLQAAGYQ, from the coding sequence ATGCGTAAAAATTTACAGTCCTTGAAGGACAAACAGAAGCCTGACCTGAACACCTCATTTCAGGCGTTAAAATACATCCCAAGGTTTTTCAAGGAAGTCTGGAACACCAACAAAGGGTTATTCATACTGAGTCTCTTTTGCAGACTGATCGGTGCCCTTACGCCTGTTATGCTGCTTTGGGTGGGCAAACTGATTATTGATGAGATCATCCGGTTGACAAATTATCCAGATCAGGATTTCAGTACACTTTGGTGGTATATCGGAATTGAATTGGGATTAGCGTTACTCTCTGATCTAATCGGTAGGGCTATCTCCCTGACAGATGGACTACTTGGAGACCTATATTCCAACAAATCTTCGATCAGGATCATTAGAAAAACCAATGAAATCAATATCGACCTGCTCGAAGACGCTGAGTTCTACAATAAGTTGGAGAGAGCCCGTACTCAAACTTTCAATAGGGTTAACCTGATGTCCAACGTTCTGGGACAAGCGCAGAGCATCATCTCCACCTCTTCTCTGATTGCAGGGCTGATCTACTTCGAGCCTTGGCTAATTCTACTATTAGTCTTAAGTATTATACCTTCTTTTATCAATGAGATCAAGTACAGCCAGCAACAATACTCACTGGCTCGAAGCTGGACTTCTGAGCGACGTGAACTAGACTACCTACGCTACATTGGTGCCAATGATAAAACCGCCAAGGAGATCAAACTATTTGGACTCACCGACTTTGTTGCTGACAGGTTCAAGAACCTTTCGCACCACTACTTCCTGCTCAATCGTACAATTGCTGTAAAACGAAGCCTGTTCGGCTTTCTTTTCAACATCTTAGGCACAGCCTGTTATTACGGCGCCTATATACTCATTATTTACAGGGTACTTACAGGTCTTATTACCATCGGTGAGCTTACATTCCTCTCAGGCTCATTCAACAGGCTGAGGCGTAACCTTCAGGACTTCTTCTCTACATTTACAAGAATTTCAGAAAGTGCCCTTTACCTCAAGGATTACTTTGACTTTATCGACCTTGAGGTTCCACAACCTACTACGGAGTATCTTCCACTGCCTAAAAACATCAAAGAAGGTTTTCAGATTATTGACCTACATTTTGCTTACCCTGACACTGAGAAAAAAGTGTTGAAAGGTGTCTCATTTGAGTTGAAAGCAGGAGAAAAAATGGCATTTGTCGGGCAAAATGGCGCCGGAAAAACGACCCTTATCAAACTGCTTCTCCGGTTTTATGAACCTACTTCGGGACAAATCCTGCTCGATGGAGTGGATATTCGAAAATTTGAGTTGGTTGAATACCAGAAAATGTTTGGGGTGATTTTCCAAGACTTCTTCCGCTATGAGTTTACCTTAAAAGAAAACATTGCCGTAGGGAACATCAATGAAGTTGATAACCTTGATAAAATCAAGCAATCAGCCCAATTGAGCCTTGCGGATGAAGTAGCAGATAAAATGAAACTGGGTTATGACCAACAGCTAGGTAAACGATTTGTCAAAGGACAGGAACTCTCAGGAGGTCAATGGCAAAAAGTAGCCCTTGCAAGGGCTTATATGAAAGATGCGGAGCTGATTATCTTGGACGAGCCTACATCTGCACTAGACGCCAAAGCTGAGTATGAAGTGTTTGAACGCTTTATTGGACTGACAAAAGGCAAAACAAGCATCATTATCTCTCACAGGTTCAGTACTGTTCGTATGGCAGACCGCATCCTTGTCCTGAAAGATGGAAAGATACATGAGCTTGGAACCCATGAGGAACTTATGATTCAACCCAAACTCTATGCAGAACTATTCAATTTACAAGCGGCAGGATACCAATAA
- the nqrF gene encoding NADH:ubiquinone reductase (Na(+)-transporting) subunit F, translating into MELSVVVPAAIVAFTLVILLLVFVLLFAQKKLVQSGPVKLIMNGDESNPVEVSAGSTLLTTLSAQKIFLPSACGGGGTCAMCKCKVIEGGGDVLPTEVGHLSRAEQQEHVRLACQVKVKNDMRIEIPEEIFGIKKWECEVVSNYNVASFIKEFVVKLPEGEILDFQAGGYIQIDVPSIEVSFKDIDITAHPRMGKKPDEFQAEWDKFGLWGLKMKNDDPIFRAYSMANHPAEGNIVMLNIRIATPPWDRAKNAWMDVNPGICSSYVFSRKPGDKVVISGPYGEFFIKDTDKEMIYVGGGAGMAPMRSHLFHLFHTLKSGRKVSFWYGGRSKRELFYIDDFRNIEKEFPNFKFHLVLSDPMPEDNWKEKKSLDDDGDGFLGFVHQALIDNYLGKHPEPEEVEFYFCGPPMMNAAVVKMCEDFGVPPENVLFDDFGG; encoded by the coding sequence ATGGAGTTATCAGTCGTAGTACCTGCAGCGATCGTTGCGTTTACTCTGGTTATTCTGCTATTGGTTTTCGTCCTGCTTTTTGCCCAAAAGAAATTGGTGCAAAGCGGACCTGTAAAACTGATCATGAATGGCGATGAGTCAAACCCGGTTGAAGTGTCTGCGGGATCGACTCTGCTGACAACCCTGTCTGCACAGAAAATTTTCCTTCCTTCCGCTTGTGGTGGTGGCGGTACATGCGCCATGTGTAAGTGTAAGGTAATCGAAGGAGGAGGAGATGTGCTTCCGACAGAAGTTGGTCACCTGAGCAGAGCAGAACAGCAAGAACACGTGAGATTGGCATGTCAGGTTAAAGTTAAGAATGACATGCGTATCGAAATCCCAGAAGAGATCTTCGGTATTAAGAAGTGGGAATGTGAAGTGGTGTCCAACTACAACGTGGCATCTTTCATCAAAGAATTTGTTGTGAAGCTTCCTGAAGGCGAAATCCTCGACTTCCAGGCTGGTGGCTACATCCAAATTGACGTTCCTTCTATTGAAGTAAGCTTCAAGGATATCGATATTACTGCTCACCCTAGAATGGGCAAAAAACCTGATGAGTTCCAAGCTGAGTGGGACAAGTTTGGTCTGTGGGGTCTGAAGATGAAGAACGATGATCCGATCTTCCGTGCATACTCTATGGCCAACCACCCTGCTGAAGGAAACATCGTGATGTTGAACATCCGTATCGCTACTCCTCCTTGGGACAGAGCGAAGAACGCATGGATGGATGTAAATCCAGGTATCTGTTCTTCTTATGTATTCTCAAGAAAGCCAGGCGACAAAGTAGTAATCTCTGGTCCTTACGGTGAGTTCTTCATCAAGGACACTGACAAGGAGATGATCTACGTAGGTGGTGGTGCTGGTATGGCGCCAATGCGTTCACACCTTTTCCACCTGTTCCACACGTTGAAATCAGGTAGAAAAGTATCATTCTGGTACGGTGGCCGTTCGAAGAGAGAGTTGTTCTACATCGATGATTTCAGAAACATCGAGAAAGAATTCCCTAACTTCAAGTTCCACCTAGTACTTTCTGATCCAATGCCAGAAGATAACTGGAAGGAGAAGAAGTCACTGGATGATGATGGCGATGGTTTCCTAGGTTTCGTTCACCAAGCGCTGATCGACAACTACTTGGGCAAGCACCCTGAGCCAGAGGAAGTAGAGTTCTACTTCTGTGGACCTCCAATGATGAACGCGGCAGTAGTTAAGATGTGTGAGGACTTCGGTGTTCCTCCAGAAAACGTACTGTTCGACGACTTCGGTGGTTGA